One Leptospira bouyouniensis DNA window includes the following coding sequences:
- a CDS encoding chemotaxis protein CheW codes for MNTTSKSWDTIEDEDTMKDLYLCFSLDERFYAFEVRYLTEILALPAITTIPGTADFLKGVINIRGKIIPVMDVRLRFDMPFQPYHDRTCVLLVELEGHPLGLIVDKVNDVVKIPPENIDIAPKIGESKSSRFIYATGRVGDTVKILINLQRLLTQEESHMIQDIPGN; via the coding sequence ATGAACACAACATCCAAATCATGGGACACAATTGAAGACGAAGATACGATGAAAGATTTGTATCTTTGTTTTAGTTTAGATGAACGATTTTATGCATTTGAAGTGAGGTATTTAACAGAAATATTAGCATTACCTGCGATTACAACAATTCCAGGTACGGCAGATTTTTTAAAAGGAGTGATCAATATTCGAGGAAAGATCATTCCCGTAATGGATGTTAGATTACGATTTGATATGCCATTCCAACCTTACCACGATCGAACTTGCGTTTTACTTGTAGAACTTGAAGGTCATCCATTAGGTCTCATTGTTGATAAAGTAAACGATGTGGTAAAAATCCCACCTGAGAATATCGATATTGCACCTAAAATTGGAGAATCAAAATCATCACGATTCATTTATGCAACAGGAAGAGTCGGTGACACTGTAAAAATATTAATCAATCTCCAACGTTTGCTAACCCAAGAAGAAAGTCATATGATTCAAGACATCCCTGGAAATTGA
- a CDS encoding HAMP domain-containing methyl-accepting chemotaxis protein, protein MKWIQNLKIRAKLLLAFMITILLMIVVAGASFYSANQILASLHTVFEDRVVPISQIKEVSDAYLIGIVDSANKVRDKKMSIEEALESIRDSETKAEEIWKVYLSTYLVPEEKAIIDEMEKEFPPLKAGVKRLRMLLETRNEAEIEKFVSVDMYPIFEPLTHHLDDLIRVQLKVAKEEYHKSEAHFEQSLVIVTGVVVVSFVMVFLIAFFFSDAIAKPMKKIVSVAQSISIGDLNVNLDSNENQLNKSKHLEGNEIQQLSQAFMELVDFIKERAEHLERIANSDLSSDVTLKSEKDQLGLSLRRMLINLSEVVEKLYFTSQEVDLGAQQLADASTSLSEAASEQASAVEEISATLTEISNSFLSNAENAEQMTGFSESTAKQAIEGNSRMKDLVSAMGEISSSFEQISKINKVINDIAFQTNILALNAAVEAARAGQHGKGFAVVAEEVRNLAQKSANAADETTLLIEASLKKVKLGNDATEKTAEVLGMISESAENVSNLTKDLALSINEQKSAVLQITQGIDQVTTVTSTTAASAEEVAASSETLKRQVEIMRSVIMGFKLKEEGSKSTALTRIEKPRIIL, encoded by the coding sequence ATGAAATGGATTCAAAATTTAAAAATTCGAGCAAAGCTTCTTTTGGCATTTATGATCACGATTCTTTTAATGATCGTGGTAGCAGGAGCCAGTTTTTATTCTGCTAATCAAATTTTAGCTTCTTTACATACTGTTTTTGAAGACCGAGTGGTTCCCATTAGCCAAATCAAAGAAGTATCTGATGCCTATTTGATTGGAATCGTTGATTCTGCAAATAAAGTCCGCGATAAAAAAATGTCAATCGAGGAAGCTCTGGAATCCATTCGAGATTCGGAAACCAAAGCGGAAGAAATTTGGAAAGTATACTTAAGTACCTATTTAGTTCCAGAAGAAAAAGCCATCATCGATGAGATGGAAAAAGAATTCCCTCCGCTAAAAGCCGGTGTCAAACGTTTGCGTATGTTACTTGAGACAAGAAACGAAGCTGAAATCGAAAAATTTGTTTCTGTTGATATGTATCCTATCTTTGAGCCACTCACACATCACTTAGATGATTTGATTCGTGTTCAACTCAAAGTTGCCAAAGAAGAATACCACAAGTCGGAAGCACATTTCGAACAATCCTTAGTAATTGTCACTGGAGTTGTTGTTGTTTCTTTTGTCATGGTATTCTTAATTGCATTTTTCTTTTCTGATGCGATTGCAAAGCCAATGAAAAAAATCGTATCGGTTGCACAATCCATCTCCATTGGGGATTTGAATGTAAATTTAGATTCTAACGAAAACCAATTAAATAAATCAAAACATTTGGAAGGAAATGAAATCCAACAACTCTCCCAAGCTTTTATGGAGTTAGTTGATTTCATTAAAGAAAGGGCAGAACATTTAGAACGAATTGCCAATTCCGATTTAAGCTCAGATGTTACTTTAAAATCAGAAAAAGACCAATTGGGACTTAGCTTACGCCGAATGTTAATCAACCTTTCCGAAGTTGTAGAGAAACTCTATTTCACATCTCAAGAAGTAGACTTAGGAGCCCAACAATTAGCAGATGCCAGCACATCCCTTTCAGAAGCCGCTAGTGAACAAGCAAGTGCAGTGGAAGAAATCTCTGCAACATTAACAGAGATAAGCAATAGTTTTTTATCCAATGCAGAAAATGCAGAACAAATGACGGGTTTTTCAGAATCCACAGCAAAACAAGCAATCGAAGGAAATTCCAGAATGAAAGACCTAGTTTCAGCTATGGGTGAAATTAGTAGTTCCTTTGAACAAATTTCAAAAATCAATAAGGTCATCAATGACATTGCTTTCCAAACCAATATCCTTGCATTAAATGCAGCAGTTGAAGCGGCTCGTGCAGGCCAACATGGAAAAGGATTTGCAGTTGTTGCCGAAGAAGTTAGAAACTTAGCTCAAAAAAGTGCCAATGCTGCCGATGAAACAACCTTACTCATCGAAGCTTCCTTAAAAAAAGTAAAACTTGGAAATGATGCAACAGAAAAGACAGCCGAAGTTTTAGGAATGATTTCGGAAAGTGCAGAAAATGTAAGTAATTTAACAAAAGATTTGGCTTTATCGATCAATGAACAAAAATCGGCAGTTTTACAAATCACTCAGGGAATAGACCAAGTAACCACCGTTACATCAACAACGGCAGCCTCAGCTGAAGAAGTAGCCGCATCTAGTGAAACTTTAAAACGGCAAGTTGAAATTATGCGTTCTGTCATCATGGGTTTTAAATTGAAGGAAGAAGGATCCAAATCAACTGCTCTTACACGAATTGAAAAACCTAGAATTATTTTATAG